From the genome of Coprococcus phoceensis:
TATTGTGAATGCAGAATATGATTCCGATATGAGTAATACAATGAGAATAACTACAACTATTCGTGAGGTATTAAGTATTATTGAGAATTTTTTTGGAATGAAGCTAGATGAGGAAAGCCTTCATTATTCACGTTTGGTAACACATCTGAAGTTTTTGGTACAAAGAATTTTTTCGAATCAGATGCTGGATGATGGAGAGACTGAGCTCTCTTTAATGATTCAGAAAATGTATCCGCATGAGTATGAATGCAGTAAAAAGGTTGTAGACTATATAAAAAATAAATATCAGAATTACACGATCTCTCAAGATGAGATGACGTATCTTGCAGTCCATATTAGAAGAATTTATATAGAACTTCATAAATTGGAAGAAAGCAAGCAATAGAAAGGAGAAGAGATGTTAAACGCATTAAAAGGGAAATTAGGATTTGGAAAAAAAGAAGGAGAAGTGATTGGATCGCCGATCGAAGGGAAAGCAGTTGCAATTTCTGAAGTAAGTGATCCGACATTTGGTCAGGAAATTCTTGGAAAAGGAATGGCTGTCATTCCAACAGTGGGTAAAGTGGTAGCCCCTGTTGATGGAAGAATTGAGATGATTTTCGATACGAAGCATGCAATTTCTATGAAGACAGCAGGAGGAGCAGAACTTTTGATTCATATAGGGCTTGACACTGTGAATTTAAAAGGAGAGCCGTTTACAGCACATGTTTCAGCAGGACAGGAGGTAAAAGCAGGTGATTTGATGCTTGAATTTGATATCGAAGCAATCAAAGCAGCCGGTCTTGAAATAATTTCTCCAGTTGTAGTCTGCAATACACCGGATTACAAAGAGGTGAAAGTAGAAGCTGGAAAACATGTAAAAGTTTTAGATGAAGTCATGACATTAGTAAAATAGGTATTTAAGTCTGCAGAGCGGACTTTTATATAAGTGAAGATAACTCATAAAAGATTGAGAGAAAAGGAGGAGAAAAATTATGATGAAATATCTTCAAAAATTAGGGAAATCCCTAATGCTTCCAGTTGCTGTATTGCCAGTATGTAGTATTTTAATGGGAATCGGTTATTGGATTGACCCTACAGGTTGGGGAGCTAACAGCGCAATTGCTGCTTTCTTAATCAAAGCAGGCGGATCTATCATTGACAACATGGGTATCTTATTTGCTATCGGTGTTGGTGTTGGTATGTCAGAGGATAATGACGGAACAGGTGGTCTTGCAGCACTTGTATCATGGTTGATGATCACAACATTATTATCACCAGCAGTAGTTGGTATGTTAAAAGGTATTCCGGTAGAAGAAGTAGCTCCGGCATTCGGAAAAATCGCAACACAGTTTACAGGTATCTTAGCAGGTTTGATCGGTTCAACTTGCTACAACAAATTTAAAGGAACAAAGCTTCCTTCAGCGCTTGCTTTCTTCAGTGGAAAGAGATCTGTTGCTATCGTTACAGCAGGAATGTCAATCGTGGCAGCACTTATCCTGTTCTTCGCATGGCCAGCAATCTTCGGCGCAT
Proteins encoded in this window:
- a CDS encoding PTS sugar transporter subunit IIA yields the protein MLNALKGKLGFGKKEGEVIGSPIEGKAVAISEVSDPTFGQEILGKGMAVIPTVGKVVAPVDGRIEMIFDTKHAISMKTAGGAELLIHIGLDTVNLKGEPFTAHVSAGQEVKAGDLMLEFDIEAIKAAGLEIISPVVVCNTPDYKEVKVEAGKHVKVLDEVMTLVK